A genomic window from Halomonas sp. LR3S48 includes:
- the dctP gene encoding TRAP transporter substrate-binding protein DctP translates to MKATKLLTTASIGAMLFGMSAAAHSADWRYAHEEFEGDVQDVFAVAFKEYIEENSDHTVQVYRFGELGESDDIMEQTQAGILQFVNQSPGFTGALIPEAQIFFIPYLLPTDEETVLKFFDESTAINETFPELYAEQGLELLKMYPEGEMVVTVDEPIRTPDDLRGKNIRTMTNPLLSETYRAFGATPTPLPWGEVYGGLQTGIIQGQENPIFWIESGGLYEVSPHLVFTGHGWFTTAMMANQDFFDGLSEEEQQLVRDAADAAYDHTIEHISGLAEESLEKIQEASDEVTVTRLDEDEIEAFRERAPQVEERFIEMTGERGRELLEQFKADLEAVSGE, encoded by the coding sequence ATGAAGGCAACCAAGCTGTTGACCACTGCCAGTATCGGCGCAATGCTGTTCGGCATGTCGGCTGCCGCCCATTCCGCCGATTGGCGCTATGCGCATGAGGAATTCGAGGGTGACGTTCAGGACGTATTTGCCGTCGCCTTCAAGGAGTACATTGAGGAAAACTCCGACCACACCGTACAGGTTTATCGCTTCGGCGAGCTGGGTGAATCCGACGACATCATGGAGCAGACCCAGGCCGGCATCCTGCAGTTCGTCAACCAGTCGCCCGGCTTCACCGGCGCCCTGATTCCCGAAGCCCAGATCTTCTTCATTCCCTACCTGCTGCCTACCGACGAAGAGACCGTTCTCAAGTTCTTCGACGAGAGCACGGCTATCAACGAGACGTTCCCGGAACTCTACGCCGAGCAGGGCCTCGAGCTGCTCAAGATGTACCCGGAAGGCGAGATGGTCGTGACCGTGGACGAGCCGATCCGCACCCCGGACGACCTGCGCGGCAAGAACATCCGTACCATGACCAACCCGTTGCTCTCCGAGACCTACCGGGCCTTCGGCGCCACCCCCACTCCGCTGCCCTGGGGCGAGGTTTATGGCGGCTTGCAGACCGGCATCATCCAGGGCCAGGAGAACCCGATCTTCTGGATCGAGTCCGGCGGCCTCTACGAAGTCTCCCCGCACCTGGTGTTCACCGGTCACGGCTGGTTCACCACCGCGATGATGGCCAACCAGGACTTCTTCGACGGTCTCTCCGAGGAAGAGCAGCAGCTGGTGCGTGACGCTGCCGACGCGGCCTACGACCACACCATCGAGCACATCTCCGGCCTGGCCGAGGAGTCGCTCGAGAAGATCCAGGAAGCTTCCGACGAGGTCACCGTGACACGCCTCGACGAGGACGAGATCGAGGCCTTCCGCGAGCGTGCCCCTCAGGTCGAGGAGCGTTTCATCGAAATGACCGGCGAGCGCGGTCGCGAACTGCTCGAGCAGTTCAAGGCCGACCTGGAAGCCGTGTCCGGCGAGTAA
- a CDS encoding TRAP transporter small permease, translated as MTEEDSEKNYRSTLPGPLGIVDTWISRAESVILALGVILMAVNTVANVISRFVLGESLHFSEEINRILIVMITFAGLGYAARHGRHIRMSAIYDALPTGGRRWLMIVISLFTSLVMFVLCYFSIGYIETLYGRGRVLPSLSIPVWTIYLWVPVGFAITGIQYLLTAIKNLTSHDVYLSTHVVDGYKDTETEV; from the coding sequence ATGACAGAAGAAGATTCGGAAAAGAACTACCGTTCCACGCTCCCCGGCCCGCTTGGCATCGTCGATACCTGGATCAGCCGCGCCGAGTCGGTCATCCTGGCATTGGGCGTCATCCTGATGGCGGTGAATACCGTGGCCAACGTGATCAGCCGCTTCGTCCTCGGCGAAAGCCTGCACTTCTCCGAAGAGATCAACCGCATCCTGATCGTGATGATCACCTTCGCCGGACTCGGCTATGCCGCCCGTCATGGTCGCCACATCCGCATGTCGGCGATCTACGATGCCCTGCCCACCGGTGGCCGTCGCTGGTTGATGATCGTGATCAGTCTGTTCACCTCGCTGGTGATGTTCGTGCTCTGCTACTTCTCGATCGGCTACATCGAGACCCTGTACGGTCGCGGTCGCGTGCTGCCATCTCTGAGTATTCCGGTATGGACGATCTACCTCTGGGTGCCCGTCGGCTTCGCCATCACCGGTATCCAGTACCTGCTCACCGCGATCAAGAATCTCACCTCCCATGACGTCTATCTGTCGACCCATGTGGTCGATGGCTACAAGGATACCGAGACGGAAGTCTGA
- a CDS encoding TRAP transporter large permease, with translation MTSIIISIMIVLLLLGFPMMIPLATAAFVGFFMTFGGLGQMETLIQQMMGGIRPTALIAVPMFILAADIMTRGQSAGRLIDMVMSFVGHIKGGLAVSTAASCTLFGAVSGSTQATVVAVGSPLRPRMLKAGYKDSFTLALIINSSDIAFLIPPSIGMIIYGVISGTSIGELFIAGIGPGLLILAMFSVYCIIYAIVHQVPTEPKSSWRGRALAVRDALWPLGFPVLIVGGIYGGIFSPTEAAAACVLYAVLLEFVIFRSLKMPDIYAIAKSTGLITAVVFILVAVGNGFSWIISFAQIPQTLLGAFGINEAGPVGVLVAISVAFFIACMFVDPIVVILVLTPIFAPAIAASGLDPVLVGVLITLQVAIGSATPPFGCDIFTAIAIFKRPYWEVIRGTPPFVFMLILSAALIIMFPQIALFLRDLAFR, from the coding sequence ATGACATCCATCATAATTTCCATCATGATCGTGCTCCTGCTGCTGGGGTTTCCGATGATGATCCCGCTGGCGACGGCTGCCTTCGTCGGCTTCTTCATGACCTTCGGCGGTCTCGGGCAAATGGAAACCCTCATCCAGCAGATGATGGGGGGCATTCGGCCCACGGCACTGATCGCCGTGCCCATGTTCATCCTGGCCGCCGACATCATGACCCGCGGCCAGTCGGCCGGGCGTCTGATCGACATGGTCATGAGCTTCGTCGGGCACATCAAGGGCGGGCTCGCGGTGAGTACCGCTGCCTCCTGCACCCTGTTCGGCGCCGTCTCGGGTTCGACCCAGGCCACCGTGGTGGCGGTGGGTTCGCCGCTGCGGCCGCGCATGCTCAAGGCCGGCTACAAGGACTCCTTCACCCTGGCGCTGATCATCAATTCCAGCGACATCGCCTTCCTGATCCCGCCCAGCATCGGCATGATCATCTACGGGGTCATCTCGGGCACCTCGATCGGCGAATTGTTCATCGCCGGCATCGGCCCGGGCCTGCTGATATTGGCCATGTTCTCGGTCTACTGCATCATCTACGCCATCGTCCATCAGGTGCCCACCGAGCCCAAGTCGAGCTGGCGGGGACGCGCCCTGGCGGTGCGTGACGCGCTGTGGCCGTTGGGCTTTCCGGTACTCATCGTGGGCGGTATCTACGGCGGCATCTTCAGCCCCACCGAGGCCGCCGCGGCCTGCGTACTCTATGCCGTGCTGCTGGAGTTCGTGATCTTCCGTTCGCTGAAAATGCCGGACATCTACGCCATCGCCAAGTCCACCGGCCTGATCACCGCGGTGGTCTTCATTCTGGTGGCCGTGGGCAACGGCTTCTCCTGGATCATCTCCTTCGCCCAGATCCCCCAGACCCTGCTGGGGGCGTTCGGTATCAACGAGGCCGGCCCCGTCGGCGTGCTGGTGGCCATCTCGGTGGCCTTCTTCATCGCCTGCATGTTCGTCGACCCGATCGTGGTGATTCTGGTGTTGACGCCGATCTTCGCTCCGGCAATCGCCGCCTCCGGCCTCGACCCGGTACTGGTGGGTGTGCTGATCACGCTACAGGTGGCGATAGGCTCGGCGACGCCACCTTTCGGTTGTGACATCTTCACCGCCATTGCCATCTTCAAGCGACCCTACTGGGAGGTCATCCGCGGCACGCCCCCCTTCGTGTTCATGCTGATCCTGTCGGCGGCACTGATCATCATGTTCCCGCAGATCGCCCTGTTCCTGCGCGACCTGGCCTTCCGCTAG
- a CDS encoding universal stress protein, producing the protein MFNRILVPVDGSRGALKALEKAVGLHLLTGAELYVLCVFKHHSLLEASLSMVRPARLDIPDDALKEYATEVAVHAKSEAVELGADPARLRAFVKGGRPSRTIVRFARKRECDLIVIGAQGTNGEKSLLLGSVAQRVAGSAHCPTLVV; encoded by the coding sequence ATGTTCAATCGCATACTGGTACCGGTGGACGGTTCGAGGGGTGCCCTGAAGGCGCTGGAGAAAGCCGTTGGCCTGCATCTGCTCACCGGCGCCGAGCTCTACGTGCTGTGCGTGTTCAAGCACCACAGCCTGCTGGAGGCGTCGCTCTCCATGGTGCGCCCCGCAAGGCTCGACATTCCCGACGATGCCTTGAAGGAGTACGCCACCGAGGTCGCCGTGCACGCCAAGAGCGAAGCGGTCGAGCTCGGCGCCGACCCGGCCCGGCTGCGCGCCTTCGTCAAGGGCGGACGCCCTTCACGCACCATCGTGCGCTTCGCACGCAAGCGGGAATGCGACCTGATCGTGATCGGCGCCCAGGGCACCAACGGCGAGAAGAGCCTGCTGCTGGGCAGCGTGGCTCAGCGCGTAGCGGGCTCCGCCCACTGCCCCACCCTGGTAGTATGA
- a CDS encoding FKBP-type peptidyl-prolyl cis-trans isomerase: protein MKILLTSASMVALVAAAPLVLAAPETEDERLSYSLGVAYGQSIAQEYPELDIEAFTDAIRDLIEGNDLAMDADEMAATLSQFQQEALAARQAEAEEMAEQNLANGQAFMAENGEREEVTTTDSGLQYEVLESGDGESPGASSHVEVHYEGTLVDGTVFDSSFDRGQPLSFRVDQVIEGWQEALQLMSVGDTWMLFIPPELGYGAQGQGPIGPNETLIFRVELLDVVE, encoded by the coding sequence ATGAAGATACTGCTGACTTCCGCCTCCATGGTTGCCCTGGTGGCCGCGGCGCCGCTCGTTCTGGCTGCGCCGGAAACCGAGGACGAGCGTCTCAGCTACAGCCTGGGCGTCGCCTATGGCCAGAGCATCGCCCAGGAATATCCCGAGCTCGACATCGAGGCTTTCACCGACGCCATTCGCGACCTCATCGAAGGCAACGACCTGGCCATGGACGCCGACGAAATGGCCGCGACCCTCAGCCAGTTCCAGCAGGAGGCACTGGCCGCCCGCCAGGCCGAGGCCGAGGAAATGGCCGAGCAGAACCTCGCCAATGGTCAGGCCTTCATGGCCGAGAACGGCGAGCGCGAGGAGGTCACTACTACCGACTCGGGGCTACAGTACGAAGTGCTTGAGAGTGGCGACGGCGAGAGCCCAGGGGCGAGCTCCCATGTCGAAGTGCACTACGAGGGCACCCTGGTCGACGGTACGGTGTTCGACAGTTCCTTCGACCGCGGCCAGCCGCTGAGCTTTCGCGTGGATCAGGTCATCGAGGGCTGGCAGGAGGCGCTGCAGCTGATGAGCGTAGGCGACACCTGGATGCTCTTCATTCCTCCGGAGCTTGGCTACGGCGCCCAGGGCCAGGGTCCCATCGGTCCCAACGAGACGCTGATCTTCCGCGTCGAGCTGCTCGATGTCGTGGAATGA
- a CDS encoding poly(3-hydroxybutyrate) depolymerase has product MKASLLLAAGLLLASTASADERLPELPRLAIASGDTSVIGISSGGYMATQLAIAWPERFLGVAVLAAGPWSCAEGGLGQALGRCMATRRGSPDLDGLDVRLRDYQARDLVGDSESIAELRAFVWHGEADSVVDPSLGMALAEQLSGWLREPDEQLKLVKAPGVGHGWPITGDVQVPPSQMAQCDNGGGTHMLACGIDIAGEALAWLHGTLEPAQATSSAQLLRFDQAPFDARGLGDAGYVLVPDDCEAGGCSLTLALHGCGMAAEQIDEAFVRHSGLNEWAAANRRVVLYPQASSSLANPQGCWDWWGFAESTWQLDPLHDSREGTQVKALMAMIERLEETPEQ; this is encoded by the coding sequence ATGAAAGCTTCGTTACTGCTGGCCGCCGGGCTGCTGCTGGCTTCTACCGCAAGTGCCGATGAGCGGCTGCCGGAGCTTCCCCGGCTCGCCATTGCCTCCGGCGATACCAGTGTGATCGGCATCTCCTCGGGAGGCTACATGGCCACTCAGTTGGCCATCGCCTGGCCGGAGCGATTCCTGGGCGTGGCCGTGCTCGCCGCCGGCCCCTGGAGCTGCGCCGAGGGCGGTCTGGGCCAGGCGCTGGGCCGGTGCATGGCGACACGACGCGGATCACCCGACCTGGATGGCCTGGACGTGCGCCTGCGCGACTACCAGGCGCGCGATCTGGTGGGCGACAGCGAGTCCATCGCCGAACTGCGCGCCTTCGTCTGGCATGGTGAGGCGGATAGCGTGGTGGACCCTTCTCTCGGTATGGCGCTGGCCGAGCAGTTGAGTGGCTGGCTGAGAGAGCCCGATGAGCAGTTGAAACTCGTCAAGGCGCCCGGCGTCGGCCATGGTTGGCCCATTACGGGCGACGTGCAGGTCCCTCCCAGCCAGATGGCCCAGTGCGACAACGGTGGCGGCACCCACATGCTGGCCTGCGGCATCGATATCGCCGGTGAAGCATTGGCCTGGCTGCATGGAACCCTGGAACCGGCCCAGGCCACGTCATCGGCCCAGTTGCTGCGCTTCGACCAGGCGCCCTTCGACGCACGCGGCCTGGGCGATGCCGGCTATGTGCTGGTTCCGGACGACTGCGAGGCGGGTGGTTGCAGCCTGACGCTGGCACTGCATGGCTGCGGAATGGCCGCAGAGCAGATCGACGAGGCCTTCGTACGCCATAGCGGCCTCAACGAATGGGCCGCGGCCAACCGCCGCGTCGTGCTCTATCCCCAGGCCAGTTCCAGCCTTGCCAACCCTCAAGGCTGCTGGGACTGGTGGGGGTTTGCCGAGAGCACCTGGCAACTCGACCCGCTGCACGACAGTCGGGAGGGCACTCAGGTCAAGGCGCTGATGGCCATGATCGAGCGACTTGAGGAAACACCGGAGCAGTAG